A window from Ignavibacteriota bacterium encodes these proteins:
- a CDS encoding glycosyltransferase family 4 protein has translation MKILFINESTVIKGGIDIVLETEFDGLKKNGIDVELLDFSHKDFLNNSILNKFKHTILYFSESERNKVIEHKLKSFKPDIIHFHNTYPILRKPWWMEKKSKNLKVVQHLHNYYPFCLNSFFFIDGKICTDCFINNNFSDGIRKSCYDYSKFKSFFASFNRPVPHEWIKYSTNVDLFLGVSNFIVDKYIELGLDEKKIKRIYNGINIEQNNLVSNNGSYVLFLGNIVYAKGINIVCELAKQNLDIEFVIAGLGRDLQSVKSKYNFLSNLKFMNYSEGVNKKELLMNSKFLLLPYLSWESFGLVNIEALAYGKPIITSGLGGTSELIEDGKTGFIVKGNNLNSYQDAVRRLWENKSQFKIDELKQKEILSKFCAEKHIANLIKQYNSII, from the coding sequence ATGAAAATCCTTTTTATTAATGAATCAACAGTAATAAAAGGCGGTATTGATATTGTTTTAGAAACTGAATTTGACGGATTAAAAAAAAACGGAATTGATGTTGAATTGTTAGATTTCTCACATAAGGATTTTTTAAATAACAGTATTTTAAATAAATTCAAACATACAATTTTATATTTCTCCGAAAGTGAAAGAAACAAAGTCATTGAGCATAAATTAAAATCCTTTAAACCAGACATTATTCATTTTCATAATACATATCCTATTTTAAGAAAACCCTGGTGGATGGAAAAAAAATCTAAAAATTTAAAAGTAGTTCAACATTTACACAACTATTATCCATTTTGCTTAAACTCATTTTTTTTTATTGATGGAAAAATTTGTACCGATTGCTTTATCAATAATAATTTTTCAGATGGAATTCGGAAATCATGTTATGATTATTCTAAATTCAAATCTTTTTTTGCTTCATTTAATCGCCCAGTTCCACATGAATGGATCAAATATTCAACTAATGTTGATCTGTTCTTAGGAGTCAGTAATTTTATTGTTGATAAATATATTGAGTTAGGACTTGATGAAAAAAAAATAAAAAGAATATATAATGGAATAAATATTGAGCAAAATAATCTAGTTTCTAATAATGGCTCTTATGTATTATTCTTGGGGAATATTGTTTATGCAAAAGGCATAAATATTGTATGTGAATTAGCTAAACAAAATCTTGATATTGAGTTTGTTATTGCTGGTTTAGGGCGTGATTTACAATCAGTTAAATCTAAATACAATTTTTTGTCTAATCTGAAATTTATGAATTACTCAGAAGGAGTAAATAAAAAAGAATTACTTATGAATAGTAAATTCTTATTACTTCCTTATTTGAGTTGGGAATCATTCGGGTTAGTAAATATTGAAGCTTTAGCATATGGCAAACCAATTATTACTTCGGGCTTAGGGGGAACCTCAGAATTAATAGAGGATGGTAAAACTGGTTTTATAGTTAAAGGAAATAATTTAAACAGCTATCAAGATGCTGTTAGAAGATTATGGGAAAATAAATCTCAATTTAAAATCGATGAACTTAAACAAAAAGAAATATTGTCTAAATTTTGCGCAGAAAAACATATTGCCAATTTAATTAAACAATATAATTCAATTATATAA